One Ignavibacterium sp. DNA segment encodes these proteins:
- a CDS encoding FtsX-like permease family protein, with protein MFYTIKILLNHPTRFILTVIGIALCMILMLFLFGIYKGVADGSVEYIRENKVDLWVLQRNSTNILRGTSILSAYQTGRIKKNENVIEVSPALLLLTTVKNSGKRSTIFLAGYDIETGLGGPPKLIKGKNVNADNEIVLDNSFALNNGFNVGDELIILEDTLKVCGISSGTNAFVIQYAFTTLAEAQSLLGFPGIVTCYLVKLKNGSDVNETAAEIQELIAGSVVYNHNDFLENNIKEMESGFLPILYAVASLGAIVLTTVLSLILSINILERKKDFAVMKILGSPSGFLPKLIIQQAVFISLISGGLSLILYFPLVSIIEKLSPEVSTITTLSQILIVLIVGLLMGVLSSIIALSRLRKIYPLEVFYER; from the coding sequence ATGTTTTATACAATAAAAATATTACTCAATCATCCAACGAGATTTATTCTTACAGTTATTGGAATTGCACTTTGTATGATACTTATGCTTTTTCTTTTCGGAATTTATAAAGGAGTTGCTGATGGATCTGTTGAATACATTCGCGAGAATAAAGTTGATTTGTGGGTACTTCAGAGAAATTCGACAAATATTTTGAGAGGCACTTCGATTCTTTCAGCTTATCAAACCGGAAGAATCAAAAAGAATGAAAACGTAATAGAGGTGTCGCCGGCTTTGCTTTTGCTAACTACTGTTAAAAACAGCGGAAAACGTTCAACTATTTTTTTAGCTGGTTATGATATTGAAACTGGACTTGGCGGACCACCGAAACTAATCAAAGGAAAAAATGTTAATGCTGATAATGAGATTGTACTTGATAATTCTTTTGCATTAAATAATGGATTTAATGTCGGAGATGAACTTATTATTCTCGAAGACACATTGAAAGTCTGTGGAATTAGCAGCGGCACAAATGCGTTTGTTATTCAATATGCCTTTACAACGCTTGCAGAAGCGCAATCGCTGTTGGGCTTTCCGGGAATCGTTACTTGTTATCTGGTTAAATTGAAAAATGGAAGTGATGTGAACGAAACAGCAGCAGAAATTCAGGAATTAATTGCTGGCTCTGTGGTTTATAACCACAATGATTTTCTTGAAAATAATATCAAGGAAATGGAATCGGGATTTCTTCCAATACTTTATGCTGTTGCTTCACTCGGCGCAATAGTGTTAACTACAGTTTTGAGCCTTATACTTTCAATCAACATCCTTGAAAGGAAAAAAGATTTTGCAGTAATGAAAATTCTTGGTTCGCCTTCAGGATTTCTGCCTAAATTAATTATTCAGCAGGCTGTATTTATCAGTTTGATTTCAGGAGGACTAAGTTTAATACTTTACTTTCCGCTTGTATCAATTATTGAAAAACTTTCTCCGGAAGTAAGTACGATTACAACTCTATCACAAATTCTTATAGTGCTGATAGTTGGTTTGTTGATGGGTGTCCTGAGTTCTATCATTGCATTAAGCAGATTGAGAAAAATTTATCCGCTGGAAGTGTTTTATGAAAGATGA
- a CDS encoding BamA/TamA family outer membrane protein, whose protein sequence is MKSAANKKVYIVLFFCFSHSFSFFAQSDSSNRAETEVLPILSYDTDTGFGYGAKAFLYNKFNIQESFDLILFNSTKGEQWYKVVFSLPDFETRQGTEFPFALDLIFEYDKWKKYNIYYYGKSPFEKSNQQVEYNDKCVYEFIEARVLFNLALRKDITGWFGIKFNSVASYNYQRDNGIDTTLIVENIFLEIPSVKYLSANINCKWDTRNSYINPSNGYVLEMELEFAPDIFSGNNSFFREAFIIRYYQNILFENLVLAGRAMEQILISETGSSPFLAIPVGGNNTLRGVSVDKFRFKSLLLFNNELRYQFWWRFGLITGLDIGHGSNKNLYTEKRIDWIITPVIGLRFFMDNFIVRADVGFYKNDIGFYLNFGHIY, encoded by the coding sequence ATGAAGTCAGCGGCGAATAAAAAGGTTTATATCGTCTTATTTTTTTGCTTCAGTCATTCATTTAGTTTTTTTGCTCAGTCTGATTCCTCCAATCGTGCAGAAACTGAGGTACTTCCAATTTTAAGTTACGATACTGATACCGGATTTGGTTATGGAGCTAAGGCTTTTCTTTATAACAAATTTAACATTCAGGAAAGCTTTGATTTAATTCTCTTCAACAGCACAAAGGGGGAACAATGGTATAAAGTTGTTTTTTCTTTACCTGATTTTGAAACCAGACAAGGTACAGAATTTCCATTTGCATTGGATTTAATATTTGAATACGATAAATGGAAGAAATATAATATCTATTATTACGGAAAAAGTCCTTTTGAAAAATCAAATCAGCAAGTTGAATACAATGATAAGTGTGTTTATGAGTTTATTGAAGCAAGAGTCCTGTTTAATCTTGCTCTGAGAAAAGATATAACAGGCTGGTTTGGGATAAAGTTTAATTCAGTTGCATCATATAATTATCAAAGAGATAATGGAATAGATACTACATTAATAGTTGAGAATATCTTTTTAGAAATTCCTTCTGTAAAATATTTATCAGCTAACATAAATTGTAAGTGGGATACAAGAAACAGTTATATTAACCCTTCAAATGGATATGTATTGGAAATGGAACTTGAGTTTGCACCTGATATTTTTAGTGGAAATAATTCTTTTTTCAGAGAGGCATTTATTATTAGATATTATCAGAATATATTATTTGAAAATCTTGTTCTTGCCGGCAGAGCGATGGAGCAGATTTTAATCTCTGAAACCGGCTCGTCACCATTTCTTGCAATACCGGTAGGCGGAAACAATACACTACGCGGTGTTTCAGTCGATAAGTTCAGATTCAAATCTTTATTGCTTTTTAATAACGAATTAAGATATCAGTTCTGGTGGCGTTTTGGTTTAATTACCGGACTGGATATCGGGCATGGATCAAATAAAAATCTTTATACTGAAAAAAGAATTGACTGGATTATTACTCCTGTTATCGGACTTCGTTTCTTTATGGATAATTTTATTGTAAGAGCTGATGTTGGTTTTTATAAAAACGATATCGGCTTTTATCTAAATTTCGGTCACATTTATTAG
- a CDS encoding DUF3419 family protein codes for MKLKEKINQIEFEARIFVSFSIVIITCLISIILFADFPSNYIFIFRSVGIEEYSKYAYLFAALLMVLASVLRMWAGSLLSSKTVMSFKVQSDSIILSGPYLFVRNPIYFSDLLALTVLSLFLPISGLLMPILFYIHYIQLIKYEERSFHKIHTEGYSDYLKKVPRLIPSIKSARQFAKTKPKIYLNKDGVRHNALFILFIPGFVAGYFTESFLLTALIGIPAVIDWGIVHTKIGLPKSSKQKKSKVFSKVLYSQCWEDPQIDREAFNIQKDDVVFSVTSGGCNLLTFLVDDPKSVIALDLNPYQNYLLELKVAAFKFLTYEEVLEFVGVQKSKSRKKIYNSLKYSLSEEAYQYWNENIDKIERGIIHCGRYEDYMRLLRNFMRLLVTKRTVKKFFEIEDKDERVNLYERKWNTLRWKLFTKVLLSRRTMSLLFDKAFFKYLKEDFSFGNHFAEKTKRALTELPIKQNYFLRYILLGNHNEECLPYYLRKENFEIIKSRLNRIQIITDSCDNYFRQLPDGSISKFNFSNIFEWISEDVFENLLKETIRVAMDGAVITYRNLLVPRERPEILSDQIIPHKTFADRLHEKDLSFIYNKYVVEKIIKKEGKCLTELVEYQHVKN; via the coding sequence ATGAAACTCAAGGAAAAAATAAATCAGATTGAATTTGAAGCCCGAATATTCGTTTCATTTTCAATTGTGATTATAACCTGTCTTATCTCAATTATACTTTTTGCTGATTTCCCTTCAAACTACATTTTTATTTTTCGATCAGTTGGCATTGAAGAGTATTCAAAATATGCTTATTTGTTTGCTGCATTATTAATGGTACTGGCTTCCGTTTTGAGAATGTGGGCTGGAAGTCTGCTTTCTTCCAAAACTGTAATGTCATTTAAAGTTCAGAGTGATTCAATTATTTTATCTGGTCCATATTTGTTTGTCAGAAATCCGATTTATTTTTCTGATTTGCTCGCGTTAACTGTTTTGAGTCTGTTTCTTCCAATATCAGGATTGCTGATGCCGATATTGTTTTATATACATTACATCCAGCTAATTAAGTATGAAGAACGGTCATTCCATAAAATTCATACTGAAGGTTATTCCGATTATTTGAAAAAAGTTCCGAGACTCATTCCTTCAATAAAAAGTGCAAGACAATTTGCAAAAACAAAACCAAAAATCTATTTGAATAAAGATGGAGTAAGACATAATGCACTCTTTATTTTATTCATTCCTGGATTTGTGGCAGGTTATTTTACCGAATCATTTTTATTAACTGCATTAATCGGAATTCCGGCAGTTATTGATTGGGGAATTGTCCATACAAAAATCGGATTGCCAAAATCTTCCAAACAAAAAAAGAGTAAAGTTTTCAGTAAAGTTCTGTATTCACAATGCTGGGAAGATCCTCAGATTGACAGAGAGGCTTTCAATATTCAGAAAGATGATGTAGTCTTCTCAGTTACATCAGGCGGCTGCAACCTGCTAACTTTTTTAGTTGATGATCCAAAATCTGTTATCGCATTGGATTTGAATCCTTATCAGAATTATTTACTTGAACTAAAAGTTGCAGCATTTAAATTTTTAACGTATGAAGAAGTGCTCGAGTTCGTTGGAGTACAAAAATCTAAAAGCAGAAAAAAAATTTATAATTCATTAAAATATTCTTTATCTGAGGAAGCATATCAATACTGGAATGAGAACATTGATAAAATTGAACGCGGGATTATTCACTGCGGACGATACGAAGATTATATGAGGCTGTTAAGAAATTTTATGAGACTTCTGGTAACTAAAAGAACAGTTAAAAAGTTTTTTGAAATCGAAGACAAAGATGAAAGAGTGAATTTGTATGAAAGAAAGTGGAATACCTTGCGATGGAAACTTTTCACCAAAGTTTTGCTAAGCAGAAGAACGATGAGCTTGCTATTTGACAAAGCATTCTTCAAATACCTCAAAGAAGATTTTTCATTTGGAAATCATTTTGCTGAAAAAACGAAGCGAGCATTGACCGAATTGCCGATTAAACAAAATTATTTTCTGAGATATATTCTGCTCGGTAATCACAATGAAGAATGTCTTCCATACTATCTGCGAAAAGAAAATTTTGAGATTATAAAAAGCAGATTGAACAGAATACAAATCATAACTGACAGTTGTGACAATTACTTCAGACAGCTTCCGGATGGATCTATATCAAAATTCAATTTCTCAAATATATTTGAGTGGATATCGGAAGATGTATTTGAGAATTTGTTGAAAGAGACAATCAGAGTTGCAATGGATGGAGCTGTTATTACTTACAGAAATTTACTTGTTCCCCGTGAACGACCGGAGATACTTTCTGACCAGATCATCCCTCATAAAACATTTGCTGACCGGCTTCATGAAAAGGATCTTTCTTTTATTTATAATAAATACGTAGTTGAAAAAATTATTAAGAAAGAAGGAAAATGTCTTACAGAGTTAGTAGAGTATCAACACGTGAAGAACTGA
- a CDS encoding ABC transporter ATP-binding protein: protein MKDENENIVSLQNVSKSYRINEHSSVGVTDITFEAKHGELVLFLGPSGSGKTTLLTLIAGLLKPSNGIINLFHKPIESYSVSELQKLRAERLGFIFQTFLLIDSLTALQNVELVLKFASKSKREARRIAENIFRELNIEYLADKLPTAMSQGEKQRAAVARAIANNAELILADEPTASLDTENGSIIIELLNAYAKIKNKCVIVVSHDLRLKEYADRIIYLEDGRIINA, encoded by the coding sequence ATGAAAGATGAAAATGAAAATATTGTATCACTTCAAAATGTGAGTAAGTCATATAGGATAAATGAGCATTCTTCAGTTGGAGTAACAGATATTACCTTTGAAGCAAAACATGGTGAGCTTGTTTTGTTTCTCGGTCCAAGCGGAAGTGGAAAAACAACGCTGCTTACACTAATCGCCGGACTTCTTAAACCATCAAATGGTATAATTAATTTGTTTCATAAGCCAATCGAATCTTATTCAGTTTCAGAATTACAAAAGCTCAGAGCTGAAAGATTAGGATTTATTTTTCAGACTTTTCTTTTGATTGATTCACTTACGGCTTTGCAAAATGTTGAACTTGTTCTAAAGTTTGCTTCCAAAAGTAAAAGAGAAGCCAGAAGAATTGCAGAAAATATTTTTAGAGAATTGAATATCGAGTATCTCGCTGATAAACTTCCAACTGCAATGAGCCAGGGAGAAAAACAAAGAGCAGCGGTTGCAAGAGCAATCGCAAACAATGCCGAATTGATTTTGGCTGATGAACCAACCGCAAGTTTGGATACAGAAAATGGTTCAATAATTATTGAACTGCTTAATGCCTATGCGAAAATAAAAAATAAATGTGTGATAGTTGTAAGCCACGATCTGCGTTTGAAAGAATATGCTGATAGAATAATTTATTTAGAAGATGGTAGAATTATTAATGCTTAA
- a CDS encoding HEAT repeat domain-containing protein: protein MFYSKSIAVVLFALLSFFIFVDENSAQSSATKMKDLSENTIASLIQGLNSDNDGLQSSCAYQLGELGIEDAVIPLQRVLNNDESESVRISAALALFKIGTPKAIFSVKQAGRFDESDRVRRLSSIFYLAYLDQLEENENQIEEKGWLARKN from the coding sequence ATGTTTTACTCAAAATCAATCGCAGTGGTTCTTTTCGCATTACTTTCATTCTTTATCTTTGTTGATGAAAACTCTGCTCAATCATCAGCCACAAAGATGAAAGATTTAAGCGAGAACACAATTGCAAGTCTCATACAGGGTTTAAACTCTGATAACGATGGATTACAATCAAGCTGTGCTTATCAGCTTGGCGAGTTAGGAATAGAAGATGCTGTTATTCCATTACAGAGAGTTTTGAATAATGACGAGTCTGAATCGGTAAGAATAAGTGCAGCTTTGGCACTGTTCAAAATCGGAACACCAAAAGCAATCTTCTCAGTTAAACAAGCCGGAAGGTTCGATGAAAGTGATCGGGTAAGGAGACTTTCATCTATTTTCTATTTGGCTTATCTGGATCAATTAGAAGAAAATGAAAATCAAATTGAGGAAAAAGGATGGCTTGCAAGGAAAAATTAA
- a CDS encoding class II aldolase/adducin family protein produces MKFAVVRNDSNTFRENLLESLMDGCVRKGDQIIGTTEQSNYALNFTTIEDPKSVRRKSRSLFVITFISGNVSAEEEDKIKVLSYNALVKSLSNLLIYIAPNLETFFTTPEAGFYRIYFNPDEIYEKIKPIISSNFATDNKFVQDLPERFWNGSEITKQISHYGKVLDKLGVLPLPFPLKEFLTESQMKQLYKIYGITGASYGNLSARERIPELSNDTFWMTGRGVDKSNLQIIGKDILLVKDFDYNNREAILSMPSNFNPKARVSVDAVEHSMIYKTFPEIGAIIHVHAWINGVFCTRQNYPCGTIELAQEVLDLISRTDNPVSTAVGLKNHGLTITGKNLKEIFEKFSTKLVREVKMFA; encoded by the coding sequence ATGAAATTTGCAGTAGTCAGAAATGATTCAAATACTTTCAGAGAAAATCTTCTTGAATCTCTGATGGATGGCTGTGTCAGGAAGGGCGATCAAATTATAGGTACAACTGAACAATCAAATTATGCTTTGAATTTTACAACAATCGAAGACCCGAAATCGGTAAGAAGAAAATCACGTTCACTATTTGTAATAACTTTTATATCAGGAAATGTTTCTGCAGAAGAAGAAGATAAGATAAAAGTTCTTTCATATAATGCACTGGTAAAATCGTTGTCTAATCTTTTAATATATATTGCTCCGAACCTGGAAACTTTTTTCACCACACCCGAAGCAGGTTTTTATCGAATCTATTTTAATCCGGATGAAATTTATGAGAAAATAAAACCGATCATCAGTTCAAACTTTGCTACAGATAATAAATTTGTTCAGGATCTCCCTGAAAGATTCTGGAACGGAAGTGAAATCACTAAACAGATAAGTCACTATGGAAAGGTATTGGATAAGCTCGGAGTTTTACCCTTACCTTTTCCGTTAAAAGAATTTTTAACTGAATCGCAAATGAAACAGCTTTACAAAATTTATGGAATAACAGGAGCCAGCTACGGAAATCTGAGCGCAAGAGAAAGAATTCCTGAATTGAGTAATGATACGTTTTGGATGACAGGAAGAGGAGTGGATAAATCTAATCTTCAAATAATAGGGAAAGATATTTTACTTGTTAAAGATTTCGATTACAATAATCGTGAAGCAATATTAAGTATGCCGTCGAATTTTAATCCGAAAGCAAGAGTTTCTGTTGATGCAGTTGAACATTCTATGATTTATAAAACATTTCCGGAAATTGGTGCAATAATACATGTGCATGCATGGATAAACGGAGTTTTTTGTACAAGACAAAATTATCCTTGCGGAACAATTGAACTTGCCCAGGAAGTTTTGGATCTGATCAGCAGAACGGATAATCCTGTTTCAACGGCAGTAGGACTAAAAAATCATGGGTTAACTATCACAGGAAAAAATCTGAAGGAAATATTTGAAAAATTTTCAACGAAACTTGTAAGAGAAGTTAAAATGTTCGCATAA
- a CDS encoding diacylglycerol kinase family lipid kinase: protein MSNKKIQIIFNPASAGGRTKQEKEKLLHQIKFYFGDGYIFSETTSESNATSFVQKAIENGSETIVAVGGDGTLNQVINGFFHNGIYINPDVALGVIGFGTGQGFAQSLGLPADLSSQVKLIKENPTKSIDIGKIHFNDNYLPKYFLNEFQVGIGGSINKTISPKTKKILRKFAFGFEAVKTLFSYEADELQILINGKTINEKIIGVVIANGEFTGGGMRLTPNALLDDGLFDVLVIKDMPLSQRYISFSKIYSGKHIDLDAFELHKVKNIEFNYQDGVLLSSDGELINSKCVGIEVLHSVLNVISNN from the coding sequence ATGTCCAACAAAAAAATACAAATCATATTTAATCCTGCTTCAGCCGGTGGGAGAACAAAGCAAGAAAAAGAAAAGTTGCTGCATCAAATAAAATTTTATTTTGGTGATGGATATATCTTTTCTGAAACGACATCCGAATCAAATGCAACTTCATTCGTACAAAAAGCGATAGAAAATGGTAGTGAAACTATTGTCGCAGTTGGTGGAGATGGAACACTTAACCAGGTAATTAATGGTTTTTTTCATAACGGAATTTATATTAATCCGGATGTAGCACTTGGTGTAATTGGATTTGGTACGGGTCAGGGGTTTGCTCAAAGTCTTGGATTACCAGCAGACCTTTCATCTCAGGTAAAATTAATTAAAGAAAATCCTACAAAATCGATTGATATCGGTAAAATCCATTTTAATGATAACTACTTACCAAAATATTTTCTAAATGAATTCCAGGTTGGGATAGGTGGATCTATAAACAAAACAATCTCACCTAAAACAAAAAAAATCCTGAGAAAATTTGCTTTCGGTTTCGAAGCTGTAAAAACTTTATTCAGTTACGAAGCTGATGAATTACAAATACTCATTAATGGAAAAACTATTAATGAAAAAATTATCGGAGTTGTTATTGCAAACGGTGAGTTTACTGGTGGTGGAATGAGGTTAACTCCGAATGCTTTACTTGATGATGGCTTGTTCGATGTGCTTGTAATTAAAGACATGCCGTTATCACAAAGGTATATCAGCTTCTCAAAAATTTATTCCGGAAAACATATTGATCTTGATGCTTTTGAGCTGCACAAGGTGAAGAATATTGAATTTAATTATCAGGATGGAGTATTATTATCGTCTGATGGTGAGTTAATAAACAGCAAGTGTGTTGGCATTGAAGTTTTACACTCTGTTTTAAATGTTATTTCAAACAATTAG
- a CDS encoding glycine C-acetyltransferase has translation MKQQTKKHYSDILSGIEKEGLYKKERIITTPQSAHIKVTTGQQVLNMCANNYLGLADNKEIIQAAKDSLDKWGFGMSSVRFICGTQEIHKELEKKISEFLGMEDTILYTSCFDANGGLFETLLGEEDAIVSDELNHASIIDGIRLSKAQRYRYKNCNMNDLEEKLKEAKSNNARNILVATDGVFSMDGFIAPLNEICDLADKYDAMVMVDDSHAVGFMGKHGKGTHEHNNVAGRVDIITGTLGKALGGASGGYTSARQEIVDLLRQRSRPYLFSNTVAPNIVAASLKVFDMLSSTTRLRDKLEENTKYFREKIKAAGFNIKEGIHPIVPIMLGDAVLAQTMAAKMLEKGVYVIGFFFPVVPKGTARIRVQISAAHSKEDLDFAVEKFSEVKKEMGI, from the coding sequence ATGAAACAGCAAACAAAAAAACATTACTCGGATATTCTTTCAGGAATTGAAAAGGAAGGTCTTTACAAAAAAGAAAGAATAATCACTACTCCGCAAAGTGCACATATTAAAGTAACAACCGGTCAGCAAGTGTTAAATATGTGTGCCAATAATTATCTGGGATTGGCTGATAATAAGGAAATCATCCAGGCAGCAAAAGACAGCCTTGATAAATGGGGATTTGGAATGTCCTCAGTCAGATTTATTTGCGGCACTCAGGAAATCCACAAAGAATTAGAAAAGAAAATTTCTGAATTTCTTGGAATGGAAGATACTATTCTTTACACATCCTGCTTTGATGCAAACGGCGGATTGTTTGAAACTTTACTCGGCGAGGAAGATGCAATTGTAAGCGATGAACTTAATCACGCAAGTATAATTGATGGAATAAGATTAAGCAAAGCTCAGCGTTACCGTTATAAAAATTGCAATATGAACGATCTTGAAGAAAAACTTAAAGAAGCAAAATCAAATAATGCAAGAAATATTTTAGTTGCTACTGACGGTGTTTTTTCAATGGATGGATTTATAGCTCCACTAAATGAAATTTGTGATCTTGCAGATAAATACGATGCAATGGTGATGGTAGATGACTCACACGCAGTTGGTTTTATGGGTAAACACGGTAAAGGAACACACGAGCACAACAATGTTGCTGGAAGAGTTGACATCATTACCGGAACACTCGGTAAAGCGCTTGGCGGTGCAAGCGGCGGTTATACTTCAGCACGACAGGAAATTGTTGATCTGCTTCGTCAACGCTCCAGACCATATTTGTTTTCAAATACTGTAGCTCCAAATATTGTTGCTGCATCGTTAAAAGTTTTCGATATGTTAAGTTCCACAACAAGATTAAGAGATAAACTTGAAGAGAACACAAAATATTTCAGAGAAAAAATTAAAGCCGCAGGATTTAATATTAAAGAAGGAATTCACCCTATTGTACCGATTATGCTTGGTGATGCAGTATTAGCTCAAACAATGGCTGCAAAGATGCTTGAGAAAGGTGTTTATGTAATTGGATTCTTCTTCCCTGTCGTACCAAAAGGAACAGCGAGAATCCGTGTTCAGATCTCTGCAGCACATTCAAAAGAAGATTTAGATTTTGCTGTTGAAAAATTTTCTGAAGTAAAAAAAGAGATGGGAATTTGA
- a CDS encoding O-acetyl-ADP-ribose deacetylase: MKDKIQILLGDITKLKVDAIVNAANTSLLGGGGVDGAIHRAAGPELLEFNRKLGGCKTGEAKISPGFNLPAKFIIHTVGPVWNGGNNNEDKLLANCYNNSLKLAVENKIRTIAFPAISTGVYRFPLERAAKIAAAEVKIFLEKKDSVEKIIFVCFSEHDYSVYQNVLNK, encoded by the coding sequence ATGAAAGACAAAATCCAGATTCTGCTTGGAGATATCACCAAACTAAAAGTTGATGCTATAGTTAATGCAGCAAACACTTCACTTCTTGGAGGCGGCGGTGTTGATGGTGCAATTCATCGTGCAGCAGGACCAGAATTATTAGAGTTCAACCGAAAACTTGGCGGATGTAAAACAGGTGAAGCAAAAATTTCTCCCGGATTCAATCTACCGGCAAAGTTTATTATTCATACGGTTGGTCCCGTTTGGAATGGAGGAAATAATAATGAAGATAAATTACTCGCAAACTGTTACAACAATTCTTTAAAGCTTGCAGTTGAAAATAAAATCAGAACGATCGCTTTCCCTGCAATCAGCACAGGTGTTTATCGTTTTCCTTTGGAAAGAGCAGCAAAGATTGCAGCAGCTGAAGTAAAAATATTTTTAGAGAAGAAAGACTCTGTAGAGAAAATAATTTTTGTTTGTTTTAGCGAGCATGATTATAGTGTATATCAAAATGTGCTGAATAAATAA